One Pseudomonas fluorescens genomic region harbors:
- a CDS encoding DUF2970 domain-containing protein, translating into MDDPANNKPPSFWQMLHSVMAAAFGVQSGKNRARDFTHGKPSHFVMLGILFTAVFALTLFAIVKLVLLLAGV; encoded by the coding sequence ATGGACGATCCAGCCAACAACAAACCACCAAGTTTCTGGCAGATGCTGCACAGCGTCATGGCTGCGGCATTCGGCGTGCAGAGCGGCAAGAACCGCGCCAGGGATTTCACCCATGGCAAGCCCAGCCATTTTGTCATGCTGGGAATTTTGTTTACCGCCGTGTTCGCCCTGACGCTGTTCGCCATCGTCAAACTGGTGTTGCTTCTCGCCGGGGTGTGA
- the metH gene encoding methionine synthase: MSDRSVRLQALKQALKERILILDGGMGTMIQSYKLEEQDYRGKRFADWPSDVKGNNDLLVITRPDVIGGIEKAYLDAGADILETNTFNATRISMADYGMEELAYELNVEGARLARKVADAKTAENPAKPRFVAGVLGPTSRTCSLSPDVNNPGYRNVTFDELVENYTEATKGLIEGGADLILIETIFDTLNAKAAIFAVQGVFEELHIELPIMISGTITDASGRTLSGQTTEAFWNSVAHAKPISVGLNCALGASELRPYLEELSNKASTHVSAHPNAGLPNEFGEYDELPSQTAKVIEEFAQSGFLNIVGGCCGTTPGHIEAIAKAVAGYAPRQIPDIPKACRLSGLEPFTIDRNSLFVNVGERTNITGSAKFARLIREDNYTEALEVALQQVEAGAQVIDINMDEGMLDSKKAMVTFLNLIAGEPDISRVPIMIDSSKWEVIEAGLKCIQGKGIVNSISMKEGVEQFIHHAKLCKRYGAAVVVMAFDEAGQADTEARKKEICKRSYDILVNEVGFPPEDIIFDPNIFAVATGIEEHNNYAVDFINACAYIRDELPYALTSGGVSNVSFSFRGNNPVREAIHSVFLLYAIRAGLTMGIVNAGQLEIYDQIPVELRDAVEDVILNRTPEGTDALLAIADKYKGDGSVKEAETEEWRNWDVNKRLEHALVKGITTHIVEDTEESRQSFARPIEVIEGPLMSGMNIVGDLFGAGKMFLPQVVKSARVMKQAVAHLIPFIELEKGDKPEAKGKILMATVKGDVHDIGKNIVGVVLGCNGYDIVDLGVMVPAEKILQVAKEQKCDIIGLSGLITPSLDEMVHVAREMQRQDFHLPLMIGGATTSKAHTAVKIEPKYSNDAVVYVTDASRAVGVATQLLSKELKAGFVEKTRADYVEVRERTSNRSARTERLSYAAAIAKKPQFDWANYQPVKPTFTGSKVLDNIDLKVLAEYIDWTPFFISWDLAGKFPRILEDEVVGEAATALYKDAQEMLAKLIDEKLISARVVFGFWPANQVNEDDIELYNDDGKPLAKLHHLRQQIIKTDGKPNFCLADFVAPKDSEVTDYVGGFITTAGIGAEEVAKAYQDAGDDYNSIMVKALADRLAEACAEWLHQQVRKEHWGYAQDETLDNDALIKEQYRGIRPAPGYPACPDHTEKAALFTLLDPEAAEMRAGRSGVFLTEHYAMFPAAAVSGWYFAHPQAQYFAVGKIDKDQVQSYTSRKGQDLSVTERWLAPNLGYDN, translated from the coding sequence ATGTCCGATCGCAGCGTCCGCCTTCAAGCTCTCAAGCAAGCCCTCAAAGAGCGCATCCTGATTCTCGATGGCGGGATGGGCACGATGATCCAGAGCTACAAGCTCGAAGAGCAGGATTATCGCGGCAAACGCTTCGCGGACTGGCCGAGCGACGTCAAGGGCAATAACGACCTGCTGGTGATCACCCGTCCGGACGTGATCGGCGGCATCGAAAAAGCCTATCTGGACGCCGGCGCCGACATTCTCGAAACCAACACCTTCAACGCCACGCGCATTTCCATGGCCGATTACGGCATGGAAGAGCTGGCGTACGAGTTAAACGTAGAAGGCGCACGTCTGGCCCGCAAGGTTGCCGACGCCAAGACGGCCGAGAACCCGGCCAAGCCGCGCTTCGTTGCCGGCGTGCTCGGCCCGACCAGCCGCACCTGCTCGCTGTCGCCCGACGTCAACAACCCCGGCTACCGCAACGTCACCTTTGATGAGCTGGTGGAAAACTACACCGAAGCCACCAAAGGCCTGATCGAAGGCGGCGCCGACCTGATCCTGATCGAAACGATCTTCGACACGCTCAACGCGAAAGCGGCAATCTTTGCCGTGCAAGGCGTGTTCGAAGAGCTGCACATCGAACTGCCGATCATGATTTCCGGGACCATTACCGACGCCTCCGGCCGTACCTTGTCCGGCCAGACCACCGAAGCGTTCTGGAACTCGGTGGCTCACGCCAAGCCGATTTCCGTGGGTCTGAACTGCGCCCTCGGCGCCAGCGAACTGCGGCCGTATCTGGAAGAGCTGTCGAACAAGGCCAGCACCCACGTTTCCGCACACCCGAACGCCGGTCTGCCGAACGAGTTCGGCGAGTACGACGAGTTGCCGTCGCAAACCGCAAAAGTCATCGAAGAATTCGCCCAGAGCGGTTTCCTTAACATCGTCGGTGGTTGCTGCGGTACCACGCCGGGCCACATCGAGGCCATCGCCAAAGCCGTCGCCGGTTATGCGCCACGACAGATTCCGGACATTCCAAAGGCCTGCCGCCTGTCGGGTCTGGAGCCGTTCACCATTGATCGCAACTCGCTGTTCGTCAACGTCGGTGAACGCACCAACATTACCGGTTCGGCGAAGTTTGCTCGCCTGATTCGTGAAGACAACTACACCGAGGCGCTGGAAGTCGCTCTGCAGCAGGTCGAGGCCGGCGCGCAGGTGATCGACATCAACATGGACGAAGGGATGCTCGACTCGAAGAAGGCCATGGTGACCTTCCTCAATCTGATCGCCGGCGAACCGGACATCTCGCGCGTGCCGATCATGATCGACTCCTCTAAATGGGAAGTCATCGAGGCCGGGCTCAAGTGCATCCAGGGCAAAGGCATCGTCAACTCGATCAGCATGAAAGAAGGCGTCGAGCAGTTCATCCACCACGCCAAACTGTGCAAGCGCTACGGCGCGGCGGTGGTGGTGATGGCGTTTGATGAAGCTGGCCAGGCCGACACCGAAGCGCGCAAAAAAGAGATCTGCAAACGTTCCTACGACATTCTGGTCAACGAAGTCGGCTTCCCGCCGGAAGACATCATTTTTGACCCGAACATCTTTGCCGTGGCCACCGGCATCGAAGAACACAACAACTACGCGGTCGATTTTATCAACGCCTGCGCCTACATCCGCGACGAACTGCCGTATGCGCTGACGTCGGGTGGCGTGTCCAACGTTTCGTTCTCGTTCCGGGGCAACAACCCGGTGCGTGAGGCGATCCACTCGGTGTTTTTGCTCTACGCGATCCGCGCGGGCCTGACCATGGGCATCGTCAACGCCGGTCAGCTGGAGATCTACGACCAGATTCCGGTCGAGCTGCGCGACGCGGTCGAAGACGTGATCCTCAACCGCACGCCGGAAGGCACCGACGCCCTCCTCGCCATCGCCGACAAGTACAAGGGCGACGGCAGCGTCAAGGAAGCCGAGACTGAAGAGTGGCGTAACTGGGACGTCAACAAGCGCCTGGAACACGCGCTGGTCAAAGGCATCACCACGCACATCGTCGAAGATACCGAAGAATCCCGTCAGTCGTTTGCTCGCCCGATCGAAGTGATCGAAGGCCCGCTGATGTCTGGCATGAACATCGTCGGCGATCTGTTTGGCGCTGGCAAAATGTTCCTCCCGCAAGTAGTGAAATCCGCGCGGGTGATGAAGCAGGCCGTGGCGCATCTGATCCCGTTCATCGAACTGGAGAAAGGCGACAAACCGGAAGCCAAAGGCAAGATTCTCATGGCTACGGTGAAAGGCGACGTGCACGACATCGGCAAGAACATCGTCGGTGTGGTGCTCGGATGCAACGGCTATGACATCGTCGATCTCGGCGTGATGGTGCCGGCCGAGAAGATTCTGCAGGTGGCCAAAGAGCAGAAGTGCGACATCATCGGCCTGTCCGGGCTGATCACGCCGTCGCTGGATGAAATGGTTCACGTTGCGCGTGAGATGCAGCGTCAGGACTTCCATCTGCCGCTGATGATCGGTGGCGCGACCACCTCCAAAGCGCACACGGCGGTGAAGATCGAGCCAAAATACAGCAACGACGCGGTGGTCTACGTGACCGATGCCTCGCGCGCCGTCGGCGTGGCGACGCAATTGCTGTCGAAGGAATTGAAAGCCGGTTTCGTCGAGAAGACCCGCGCCGACTACGTTGAGGTACGCGAACGCACCTCCAACCGCAGCGCCCGCACCGAGCGCTTGAGCTACGCGGCGGCGATCGCCAAGAAGCCGCAGTTCGACTGGGCAAATTACCAGCCGGTGAAACCGACGTTTACCGGCAGCAAGGTGCTGGACAATATCGATCTCAAGGTCCTGGCCGAATACATCGACTGGACACCGTTCTTTATTTCCTGGGATCTGGCCGGCAAATTCCCGCGCATCCTTGAAGACGAAGTGGTCGGTGAAGCCGCCACCGCGCTGTACAAGGACGCGCAGGAAATGCTCGCCAAACTGATCGACGAGAAGCTGATCAGCGCCCGTGTGGTATTCGGCTTCTGGCCGGCCAATCAGGTCAACGAAGACGACATCGAGCTTTACAACGATGACGGCAAGCCGCTGGCCAAACTGCATCACTTGCGTCAGCAGATCATCAAGACCGACGGCAAACCGAACTTCTGCCTCGCCGACTTCGTTGCACCGAAGGACAGCGAAGTGACCGACTATGTCGGTGGCTTCATCACCACTGCCGGCATCGGCGCCGAAGAAGTCGCGAAGGCGTACCAGGACGCTGGCGACGACTACAACTCGATCATGGTCAAGGCTCTGGCTGACCGCCTGGCCGAAGCCTGTGCCGAATGGCTGCACCAGCAAGTGCGTAAAGAGCACTGGGGCTACGCTCAGGATGAAACGCTGGACAACGATGCGCTGATCAAAGAGCAATATCGTGGCATCCGCCCTGCTCCGGGTTATCCGGCTTGCCCGGACCACACCGAGAAGGCGGCATTGTTCACGCTTCTCGATCCTGAAGCCGCCGAAATGCGTGCCGGCCGCAGCGGCGTGTTCCTCACCGAACATTACGCAATGTTCCCGGCGGCAGCGGTCAGCGGCTGGTATTTCGCGCATCCACAGGCGCAATACTTCGCCGTGGGCAAGATCGACAAGGATCAGGTGCAGAGTTACACGTCGCGTAAAGGCCAGGACCTGAGCGTAACCGAGCGCTGGCTGGCGCCAAACCTAGGTTACGACAACTAA
- a CDS encoding fatty acid cis/trans isomerase codes for MPYRVISLLLLFLSGSVAAQDPAISSSISYSRDIQPIFTEKCVACHACYDSACQLNLGSGEGAARGASKMPVYDGERTRAAPTTRLFYDAFGKRAWQQKDFYSVLDAQGSQAALMARMLELGHKTPLTPNAKLPEEIVLGLDRNNLCAMPGEFDAYAGAHPKEGMPLAVTGLTDQQYQTLQRWLASGAPIDEQGLTPSAQEALQIAQWENLLNAPGARQSLVGRWLFEHWYLAHIYFKDGEPGHYFQWVRSRTPSGQPIDLIATRRPNDDPGTQVYYRLWPVQGVIVHKTHITYPLSAAKMARVKSLFYSGNWQVDALPGYGPQSRANPFATFEAIPAQARYQFMLDNAEYFVRTFIRGPVCRGQIATDVIRDNFWALFQAPEHDLYITDPNYRGQATPLLAMPGQNDDVGSVLSLWRNYRDKRNEYEALRRDSYADLSPPSWSTLWAGNDNALLSIFRHFDSASVTKGLIGEVPQTMWLFDYPLLERTYYQLAVNFDVFGNVSHQAQTRLYFDLIRNGAEQNFLRLMPADSREDYLNDWYQDGGQFKMWLDYEAIDDDTPTALKLNGKDPKHDFAMQLLARYGDLNARPDPINRCDGAYCSRPNIEPALQNAEQALSRLTSRPAAGLKVIDQLPEATLLRIETPSGKREIYSLLRNRAHSNVAFLLGESRRYQPGLDTLTLYPGVLSSYPNFIFNIPAGQVPEFVDALENARDAQRFEKIVERWGIRRSHPQFWFYFHDLSQYLHETDPVEAGVLDMNRYENL; via the coding sequence ATGCCGTACCGCGTCATCAGTTTGTTGTTGCTGTTCCTGAGCGGGAGCGTCGCGGCGCAAGATCCGGCAATTTCGTCGTCCATATCCTACAGCCGCGATATCCAACCGATCTTCACCGAGAAGTGTGTGGCCTGCCACGCCTGTTACGACTCGGCCTGCCAGCTCAATTTGGGCAGTGGCGAAGGCGCCGCACGCGGTGCGAGCAAGATGCCGGTGTATGACGGCGAACGTACCCGGGCCGCGCCGACCACGCGATTGTTCTATGACGCGTTTGGCAAGCGTGCCTGGCAGCAAAAGGACTTTTACTCGGTGCTCGACGCGCAAGGCAGTCAGGCCGCGCTGATGGCGCGCATGCTTGAGCTCGGTCACAAAACTCCACTCACGCCGAACGCCAAACTGCCGGAAGAGATTGTGCTCGGGCTCGATCGCAACAACCTCTGCGCGATGCCCGGCGAATTCGACGCCTATGCCGGTGCGCATCCGAAAGAGGGCATGCCGCTGGCCGTGACAGGGCTTACCGATCAGCAGTATCAGACCTTGCAACGGTGGCTGGCGTCCGGCGCCCCGATCGATGAACAAGGCCTGACGCCCAGTGCGCAAGAGGCCCTGCAGATCGCACAGTGGGAAAATCTGCTCAACGCCCCCGGTGCGCGGCAAAGCCTGGTCGGGCGTTGGCTGTTCGAGCACTGGTATCTGGCGCATATCTATTTCAAGGATGGCGAGCCGGGGCATTACTTTCAGTGGGTGCGGTCGCGCACGCCGAGCGGGCAGCCGATCGACCTGATCGCCACCCGCCGCCCGAACGACGACCCGGGCACTCAGGTGTATTACCGTTTGTGGCCAGTGCAAGGGGTGATCGTGCACAAGACGCACATCACCTATCCGCTGAGTGCGGCGAAGATGGCGCGGGTCAAAAGCCTGTTCTACAGCGGCAATTGGCAGGTCGATGCCTTGCCGGGCTATGGCCCGCAGAGCCGGGCCAATCCGTTTGCCACGTTCGAGGCAATTCCGGCGCAGGCGCGGTACCAGTTCATGCTCGACAATGCCGAGTACTTCGTGCGCACGTTCATTCGCGGGCCGGTGTGCCGTGGGCAGATTGCGACCGACGTCATCCGCGACAACTTCTGGGCGCTGTTCCAGGCGCCCGAGCATGATCTGTACATCACAGACCCGAACTATCGGGGCCAGGCCACGCCGTTGCTGGCCATGCCAGGGCAGAACGACGACGTCGGCAGCGTGCTGAGCCTGTGGCGCAACTACCGCGATAAACGCAACGAATACGAAGCACTGCGCCGCGACAGCTACGCCGACCTTTCGCCACCGAGCTGGTCGACGCTGTGGGCCGGCAACGACAACGCCTTGCTGAGCATCTTCCGCCACTTTGACAGCGCGTCGGTGACTAAAGGCCTGATTGGCGAAGTGCCGCAGACGATGTGGCTGTTCGACTACCCGCTGCTGGAGCGCACTTATTACCAGCTGGCGGTCAATTTCGACGTGTTCGGCAACGTTTCCCATCAGGCGCAGACTCGTCTGTATTTCGACCTGATCCGCAACGGTGCTGAACAGAATTTCCTGCGCCTGATGCCCGCCGACTCGCGCGAGGATTACCTCAACGATTGGTACCAGGACGGTGGCCAATTCAAAATGTGGCTCGATTACGAAGCCATCGATGACGACACGCCGACCGCGCTGAAGCTCAACGGAAAAGACCCGAAACACGATTTCGCCATGCAGTTGCTGGCCCGTTACGGTGACCTTAATGCCCGGCCGGATCCGATCAATCGCTGCGACGGCGCTTATTGTTCGCGTCCGAATATCGAGCCTGCGCTGCAAAACGCCGAGCAGGCGCTCAGTCGCTTGACTTCGCGACCTGCCGCAGGGCTGAAGGTGATCGATCAATTGCCCGAAGCGACCCTGCTGCGCATCGAAACCCCGAGCGGCAAGCGCGAAATCTACAGCCTGCTGCGCAATCGCGCCCACAGCAACGTGGCGTTTCTGCTCGGTGAATCGAGGCGTTATCAGCCAGGGCTCGACACTCTTACCCTGTATCCGGGCGTACTCAGCAGTTACCCGAATTTCATTTTCAACATTCCGGCCGGGCAAGTGCCCGAGTTCGTCGATGCGCTGGAAAATGCCAGGGATGCCCAGCGCTTCGAGAAGATCGTCGAGCGTTGGGGCATCCGTCGCAGCCACCCGCAGTTCTGGTTCTACTTCCATGATCTGAGCCAATACCTGCACGAAACCGATCCAGTGGAAGCGGGTGTGCTGGACATGAATCGCTACGAAAACCTTTAG
- a CDS encoding membrane-targeted effector domain-containing toxin, which yields MLQQLLDHQLALKQLLDQQPEAEKTFNDRLHQRIQQAFPSHPLPIALSAVSYRADIQFASRPGTYALVAGTGPERPLSSLLTDKPWGGEDLDAPNRIYRFYAKGTYQRPHTNGVRKMATVTSTVASTPAFESFVGELLRRPDRLFVQQLEQFWQAPFASSATTTHRQWLADQKAKALQAEAALRVEDGTLEPASKNLIDLIVRYPLGSERAHLPQHQRPGAYAVGLVAQDGEPDTPLTGLLIFSSQTPDADAQITRAMGAALLCCPDRGIEAFASLQALDEALKKRLASSAEGGHLIGTMPWQAQAPARRRRKTSFELRYTAIATNPFENRVDALLALQKHDIEYAWRLLPRHEADGKRICEVFNRLAHLGPFLDIREVLVTRSRLYLEATLPSWYGSASESDRQSLQQLAATELSTSKQLAALLKKTDIAPLKTFARSELIRQLAVDFRARKLDPDNIQVKITTRHNPASGGGGVGPDHVPLPGGKSEALERTLTLSLTELALRNSNPWDFGFYKLYTGEHTVLSASGTTPSGKSLQLDHRYLTGLIQFLDVGKRYDELLKTRLIDNGAALRAAWSTARRASLESSALAARLNKGCFLDDREHRGYQWVRAIIDGDTPATRPTVGGHKIVANSLLIANSAGARNGHIINDILVIRAANSRSVPNVILYTPAVPGEEEIREFADFAAMHEFLQQQWITSTQWRRYVMQRLSIPGQAALTESRLTRTHLLSQLVLSSTSRVGNPFDVVHLVPINTSLAQKLYEQQIVTLRRNADHMSTTNAEVDAQSLWNAINFGIDLALNLMGLLPITSALNVSNNVIRTFLLLKQTGVSKTAARALWSITGARGRPMTLKKLGALPAFHPSPDLSDIEATIDPSSLHRLKANLFQSKTSSQQYALINGRHYLSDIAQGQRFIYPPGVARKSLRYPLILDDTHKHWHVEPLPRLPGGMDEIEKGPLHTTFRDYELPRSDVAALPALNSKGPGSLNLGSVNLALPMDPGSVGALHVFGIQSRLRRHARGFFRTFSPSQRPVIVPQRGLSPEQLLQQLYIQRDGVIFGEKHIYSLARQFMVKNVKALKKVGVKTAYFELFNTDLHQVLLDQYNVSPQVPLPQVLKERLQIIDQMALQSDEFSYTRLVEDIHAQGIRVMALDTTASSLYASDDLTLSAPTLADQLDRVTMFNFFAYKRVSAELLARGPHRWVALVGQGHCNTLQNIPGLAELTNATGLRLERRIGNVPRLSRDPGVMIHSPLGTDQFLHSCDLLVGLPSAENRIDLHMRVHSPNLFTTTSSRQHHASVYYMNDRRQYMDVKVFVDGTEAYVDHAPFGAVSGRRFRDLDHLTEALIDELGMIEV from the coding sequence TTGTTGCAACAATTGCTCGATCATCAGTTGGCGCTCAAGCAGTTGCTCGACCAGCAGCCCGAAGCCGAAAAAACCTTCAATGACCGGCTTCATCAACGAATCCAGCAGGCTTTTCCAAGTCATCCTTTGCCGATTGCCTTGTCGGCCGTGAGTTATCGCGCAGATATTCAGTTCGCCAGCCGACCCGGCACCTACGCATTGGTTGCAGGCACCGGGCCGGAGCGCCCGCTCTCCTCGCTCCTCACCGATAAACCGTGGGGCGGCGAGGATCTCGATGCGCCGAACCGAATCTACCGCTTCTACGCCAAAGGAACGTATCAAAGGCCGCACACCAACGGCGTGCGCAAAATGGCCACCGTCACCAGCACCGTTGCGAGTACACCTGCGTTCGAGTCCTTTGTCGGTGAACTGCTGCGCCGGCCCGATCGCCTGTTCGTGCAGCAGTTGGAACAGTTCTGGCAGGCTCCGTTTGCGTCCAGCGCAACCACGACCCACCGCCAATGGCTGGCCGATCAGAAGGCCAAAGCCTTGCAGGCTGAGGCTGCGTTGCGTGTGGAGGACGGTACGCTCGAACCCGCAAGCAAAAACCTCATCGATCTGATCGTTCGATATCCCCTTGGCAGCGAGCGGGCACATTTGCCGCAACATCAGCGTCCCGGCGCTTACGCTGTGGGCCTTGTGGCGCAGGACGGCGAGCCGGACACGCCACTGACCGGACTGCTGATATTTTCAAGCCAGACTCCGGATGCCGACGCCCAGATCACCCGCGCGATGGGTGCCGCACTGCTGTGCTGTCCGGACCGTGGCATTGAAGCGTTTGCCTCATTACAGGCACTGGACGAGGCGCTGAAGAAGCGGCTGGCCAGCTCTGCCGAAGGTGGCCACCTGATCGGCACGATGCCCTGGCAGGCGCAGGCCCCCGCGCGCCGACGCCGTAAAACGTCGTTTGAATTGCGCTACACCGCCATCGCCACAAACCCATTCGAAAACCGCGTCGATGCCCTATTGGCGCTGCAAAAACACGACATCGAATACGCATGGCGTCTATTGCCCCGGCACGAGGCGGACGGCAAGCGGATTTGCGAAGTGTTCAACCGATTGGCCCATCTCGGGCCATTTCTCGATATCCGCGAGGTGCTGGTGACTCGCTCCCGGCTGTATCTCGAAGCGACACTGCCATCGTGGTACGGGTCGGCAAGTGAATCCGATCGGCAATCACTGCAGCAATTGGCTGCGACCGAATTATCGACCAGCAAGCAATTGGCTGCGCTGCTGAAGAAAACCGATATTGCGCCTCTGAAAACCTTCGCTCGCAGTGAATTGATCCGCCAACTGGCGGTTGACTTCCGCGCAAGAAAACTCGACCCGGACAATATTCAGGTCAAGATCACCACCCGCCACAATCCCGCGAGTGGAGGTGGCGGCGTCGGGCCGGATCACGTGCCCCTCCCCGGCGGCAAAAGCGAAGCGCTTGAACGCACCCTTACCCTGTCCCTGACCGAGCTGGCGCTGAGAAACAGTAACCCCTGGGATTTCGGTTTCTACAAGCTGTATACCGGCGAACACACTGTTCTTTCGGCGTCCGGCACCACACCGAGCGGTAAATCCTTGCAATTGGATCACCGTTATCTGACTGGCCTGATCCAGTTTCTGGACGTGGGCAAACGCTACGACGAGCTACTGAAAACCCGCCTGATCGACAACGGCGCGGCGTTGCGTGCCGCCTGGTCGACAGCGCGTCGAGCCAGCCTGGAAAGCAGTGCGTTGGCAGCCAGGCTGAACAAGGGATGCTTTCTGGATGATCGCGAACATCGCGGGTACCAGTGGGTAAGGGCGATCATCGATGGCGACACTCCGGCCACTCGCCCGACCGTCGGCGGGCACAAGATCGTGGCCAATTCGCTGCTGATTGCCAATTCGGCAGGGGCCCGTAACGGCCACATCATTAACGACATCCTGGTCATTCGTGCGGCCAATTCACGCTCGGTGCCGAACGTTATTCTCTACACGCCAGCAGTGCCCGGCGAAGAAGAAATCAGGGAATTCGCTGACTTTGCCGCGATGCACGAGTTTCTTCAGCAGCAATGGATCACTTCTACCCAATGGCGACGCTATGTCATGCAAAGGTTGTCGATTCCCGGGCAGGCAGCATTGACCGAAAGCAGGCTGACGCGCACTCATTTGCTTAGCCAACTGGTATTGAGTTCAACCAGCCGGGTCGGCAACCCTTTCGATGTCGTACATCTGGTGCCAATCAATACTTCACTCGCGCAAAAACTCTACGAGCAACAAATCGTCACGTTGCGGCGCAATGCCGACCACATGTCCACCACTAACGCCGAGGTCGATGCGCAATCGTTGTGGAACGCCATCAATTTCGGTATCGACCTGGCATTGAACCTGATGGGTTTGCTGCCCATTACCAGCGCGCTGAACGTTTCAAACAATGTCATCCGGACGTTCCTGCTGCTGAAACAGACGGGCGTCTCAAAAACCGCGGCCAGGGCACTCTGGTCGATCACCGGTGCGCGGGGCCGGCCGATGACGCTGAAGAAGCTCGGCGCGCTACCGGCATTTCACCCTTCTCCCGACCTCTCGGATATCGAAGCGACGATCGATCCGTCGAGTCTGCACCGGCTCAAGGCCAATTTGTTTCAGAGCAAGACCTCGTCTCAACAATATGCCTTGATCAACGGCAGGCATTACCTGTCCGACATCGCGCAGGGCCAGCGTTTCATTTATCCGCCCGGCGTCGCGAGAAAGAGTCTTCGCTATCCGTTGATATTGGACGACACCCACAAGCATTGGCACGTTGAACCTTTGCCAAGGCTGCCGGGTGGAATGGATGAGATTGAAAAAGGCCCCTTGCACACAACGTTTCGTGACTATGAACTGCCGCGATCCGACGTCGCCGCCCTTCCGGCGCTCAACAGCAAGGGGCCGGGTTCATTGAATCTGGGCTCCGTGAATCTGGCGCTGCCGATGGATCCGGGCTCGGTCGGCGCGCTACATGTTTTCGGCATCCAGTCGAGGCTACGCCGGCATGCGCGAGGTTTTTTCCGCACATTCAGCCCTTCACAACGACCGGTGATAGTGCCGCAGAGGGGGTTGTCGCCCGAGCAATTGCTGCAGCAATTGTATATCCAGCGCGATGGCGTGATATTTGGCGAAAAACACATCTACTCGCTGGCCCGGCAATTTATGGTGAAAAACGTGAAGGCCCTGAAAAAAGTCGGGGTCAAGACCGCGTATTTCGAACTGTTCAACACCGATCTGCATCAGGTGCTGCTGGACCAATACAATGTTTCGCCGCAGGTCCCACTGCCTCAAGTTTTAAAGGAAAGACTTCAGATAATTGACCAAATGGCGCTGCAGTCAGACGAGTTCAGCTATACCCGGCTGGTCGAGGACATCCATGCACAAGGCATTCGCGTGATGGCGCTGGATACCACAGCCAGCTCCTTGTACGCCTCCGACGACCTGACACTCTCCGCGCCTACGCTGGCCGATCAGCTGGACCGGGTCACGATGTTCAATTTCTTTGCCTACAAGCGGGTGAGCGCCGAGCTATTGGCCCGAGGCCCGCACCGCTGGGTGGCTCTGGTGGGCCAAGGTCATTGCAATACATTGCAGAACATTCCGGGCCTGGCTGAGCTGACCAACGCCACCGGTCTGCGCTTGGAGCGGCGGATCGGCAATGTGCCGCGACTCAGCCGAGACCCGGGCGTGATGATTCATTCCCCGCTGGGTACTGATCAGTTTCTTCACAGCTGCGATTTGCTGGTTGGCCTGCCGAGTGCGGAAAACCGAATCGACTTGCACATGCGTGTTCACAGCCCGAACCTTTTCACGACCACATCGTCTCGCCAGCACCACGCCAGCGTTTATTACATGAACGATCGGCGCCAATACATGGATGTAAAAGTCTTCGTCGACGGAACCGAAGCCTACGTCGATCACGCCCCATTCGGCGCCGTCAGCGGCCGGCGCTTTCGCGATCTGGATCACTTGACCGAGGCGTTGATCGATGAGTTGGGAATGATCGAGGTCTGA
- the nfuA gene encoding Fe-S biogenesis protein NfuA has translation MTAITITDAAHDYLADLLSKQNTPGIGIRVFITQPGTQYAETCIAYCKPGEEKPEDTALGLKSFTAYIDSFSEAFLDDAVVDYATDRMGGQLTIKAPNAKVPMVNADSPVNERINYYLQTEINPGLASHGGQVSLIDVVEDGIAVLQFGGGCQGCGQADVTLKEGIERTLLERIPELKGVRDVTDHTQKENAYY, from the coding sequence ATGACCGCTATTACTATTACCGACGCCGCCCATGATTACCTGGCTGACCTGCTGTCCAAGCAGAACACCCCGGGAATCGGCATCCGCGTCTTCATCACCCAGCCTGGCACCCAATACGCCGAAACGTGCATTGCGTACTGCAAGCCGGGCGAAGAGAAACCTGAAGACACGGCGCTGGGGCTGAAAAGCTTCACTGCTTATATCGATTCGTTCAGCGAGGCTTTCCTCGACGACGCCGTCGTCGACTACGCCACCGATCGCATGGGCGGCCAGCTGACCATCAAGGCGCCAAACGCCAAAGTTCCGATGGTCAATGCCGACAGCCCGGTCAACGAGCGCATCAACTATTACCTGCAAACCGAAATCAACCCGGGGCTGGCCAGCCACGGTGGCCAGGTCAGCCTGATCGATGTGGTTGAAGACGGCATCGCCGTATTGCAGTTCGGCGGTGGTTGCCAGGGTTGCGGTCAAGCCGACGTGACCTTGAAAGAAGGCATCGAGCGCACCCTGCTTGAGCGCATTCCAGAGCTCAAGGGCGTTCGCGACGTGACCGACCACACGCAGAAAGAAAACGCCTACTACTAA